The DNA region ctgacttccttacccttttcttttccctttaggttttattgatattttccctttctcttagaataaataaaattcagtgGGGACTCTATTGTATTTCGAGTGTGCATTGCACTCGGGTATTTTTCACGGCGCGACACTCATTGCTTAACTAATTTTGTCAAGCACTTTATCCAATAACTCATCTTGGCAACAAACTCAGATGCTGAACACATGTTGGAACATCTTGTTCCATATGTTATCTTAAACACATTTTGTCCATATGTTGTTTTGCCTAATGCAGTCAATCCAAAAGGAATAACAATCATCCATACGATGCCTATCTAAATAAGTTTCTCTAAAAAACTCAAAGAAATAAATCACCACCTCTTATCTAATGTGAGGCACCCCTTCAATACACACATCTCTAACCTTGAAAGTTAGGATGGTATTCCTCCTACTTATACTCTTAACGAAAGCATGTAAGTAAACTGAATTATAATTAATCTTCTTAAGCCATTTAGACCTGGATATTTGAACCAGTTGAAAGTCTTTAATCTGAATCAAGGACCACAAATCCACAATCTCTCTGAATCTCGACTCAACCTCACCAACGGATAAGGGCATAAGATTATCCAAAAAATCCACTATACTCGCCTCCACTTTGAACTTTTCTTACCGAGAGTTAAAATTTCAAACACAAAAACTATTTATTTCAATATTTAAGCACCAATTTGAGGGATTTTAACTTCTCTATCGGAACAAAAGCTTCCAACCACGAATCTCGGAGTTACTCCATAAGGAAACCACTATCTCAAGAAAATTGTAATGGGATAGCTAATGCTTATTAAATCTAAAAAGTTTTGAGCCCTATAAGTGATTGAAGTGCTTGAGAATAATATGACAATGGTCGGAAACATCCCTCAGGAGGTCCCATTGAGAAGCCTCACCTTAGTGGTCCCACCACCCACTAGACATCAGATTATGATCAATATGAATAAGCCCCGCCTTTTGGTTGGAATCAAGTGAACTTCCTCTCAAGGAAAAGTAAACCTACAAGCTCTATCAGAGAGATAAAGTTGGAAAAATCCAAACATTATAGTTTTCCTAAAACACTGGATGGATTTCCCATACCTACCCTCTATTCTGAAGAACAAATAGAATTGAAATCACCAACACACCACACACGCCACCTCAAAACTAGCTTTTTTGGAAATTAAGTTTTCCTACATGGTTCTCTTATCATTAAAAGAACACTTAGAGTGCACATTAATCACGAAACACACATAATTAGTCAGACCTCACTCCAGACAAGTACCCAAGAGACATGAACCAGAGAAAAAAAACAAAGGCTTGTCTTTCAAATTACACCATATCGAAAAGAGACCATCACTACTCCCTACATACAAGCTAAAACCCTAATCACAAAACAAATAAGCTTAATTTCTTGAATAACTATACAATCTAAAGAACTAGACCTAATAAGATCCCTTAACTTTTTTTCTATTTATCATATCCACCACACCTCTGCAATTCATGAAACAAATTAAGATTGCCGAGAACTCCTTATTAACCGAACTTTGTTTAACCGAACTTTGTTTACCGGACTTATGCCCTTTCTCTAGATCATGTAACTTTTCTATTTCAATCTCATCATTAAAAAAAAAACACCCAAACATTAAATGTTTAATTATGAATGTAGCCACCTTTTGTTTCTACCACATTTGAAACCCAAACTAAAATGTTATTGAagtaaaaaaaagaaaaaaaaagaaagacAATAGATGAGAATGATGTATTTGGtatgttttaattaaattaaatgaaTATAAATTGTACGTAATTTATAAGTcaataattttaaaaaaatctaaTTCAAACCCGAAATTTATTTAAATGTTGGAACAAATATATATCTCATCCAATTTGTTTGAACTAACTTCATCCTCCACACACCCAACTTACAGCTAGATTATGTAATCATTTATATGCATTTCTTTCCCCTAACGTAATTATTTTGACTAACTTCAATTATTGGCcataattttaaatttaaaaaagtCCCCTAAAAGTAAAAGTTGACATTCATATATTTCCTTAACCTTGGTATTTACGAATTGATTAATGTTTTCATCTTCCTCAACATGTTCTTGTTTGTTTTTTACAATTAAAACATGTCCTAGTTGTTAATTTTCATTGTTTTTTCTATTTCTGTATTTTTGTGTAATCTTAAGATATTTTCTTCTCATCTAGATCTAACAAAAATCAGAGGAAAAAAAGTGTTCATTTTTCACCTCATAAAACTAACAAAACAAAAAGTGACGTGTCAAGACACCCACAATGCCACGTGTCCTTAACCGATGAAGATGAGGTTCCTTAACGTGTGGTCATCACATTCTACTATGTTCCTTCTTACGTTACTGTACCTTGTTACATTTCATAATTCAATCAGATATTTTCACAAAATTACAAAGACATGTACCAATAAATAAACCAACATGCTAATCAATTTCAACACTTTTGTTTTCCAATAAAGTTTCATGAACATGGCTACAACAATTGTGAAGCTTCATGTTTTTCCAGAGTGTAATTTGAACCAACATAAGCTTAGGAAAGGATTTGGTAGCAATTCTTCGTCTGGGGTGTTTGGTTTTGGTCATAATTTTGATGGGTTATCTTTGAAAAAGTGTAGGGCTTTCAAGAGTGAAGATGGTGGTGACAAAAAGCTtagaaatttgaagaaaaatgaagtgaaacttgaaaggaaaaatgggttttggagTTCTTTTAAGAGTGTTTTGTTGGGGAATTCCATGATGGGTTCTAAGTTAGATGATGAGTATCGTCTAGCTGTTGTTAGGGTTGATGAGGTTCTATCAAAGGTGAGTTTTTTTGTTTGTATCTTTTGTTCTATTATTCTTGAATCTGTTTGGATAGTAGTTTAACTTAAGTGTTTATATTATTTATAAGTTATTTCTACAATAGATATAAAAAATTCAATCTGTTTTCGTATGATTTATGCTGAAGTAAGTTGACAGCAGTTTAGGAAATGAGTTGAAAGTTGAAACCAGTAAGTGCTTATATTAAGTGCTTATCTGGTCTAGATAAGCTCTAGTTAAGCTCTAGATAAGTTCAATTAAGTCAATTCAAATAACCCTTGTTGTGTTATTTCCTTTTTATCATCTTGTGTTGTGTTGAATGTTGAATTTGACTATGTGTTTATCTATTTGTGAAAACAAGATTGCTATTCAAATTGGAAGATATATTGTGACCATGATGAGCACCGGTGTCATCCTTGCAATTGGATTTCAGATGTCAGGTTAGTTAACTTAATTAAAAATGTGAATATGAATGAAGTCCACAAATCCTAGCTCAATTGACAATTGACAGAAACTGATATCGCTCCAACCAGGGTTTGAGCCTTATATTCACGGTTGTGTGCGCTTTTAGTGTTTTTAGTGGTTATTACCATTTCATCTATAAAAAAAACtgtatataaaaatatttgcaCTTATAGTTATGTGGATATGGAATTAATAATTTTGGAAAACTTGTGAAGGTGGAGATAGTCAGATGGATGCACTGATATGGTATAGTTGGCTTGGAGGAGTTATCATTGGGACAATGATAGGTGCTAATTGGGTTTTGGATGATTATTGTCGCGAAGGTCCGCGGAATGTTGTCATAACTGGAAGGTACATTAACTCAATGCTATTATTCTAGAAAATCATTTCCATCATTTTTTGCTATTGAATAAGCCTATCCAATCCATTCAATATACACAATTAACCCGTAAAATCCTTTTGCACCAATGCATACCAAGATAACTTCTTTCATCCGCCCTAACGGGCATACCGATCAAAGTCTACTTTGATAACATAGTTTGTTGCATCTTTAAATTGTTTTTGCAGTACAAGGGGATTAGGTAAGGCCTTGGCGCGGGAGTTTCTTCTTTCGGGAGATCGTGTAATAGTTACATCTCGAAGGTGGTATTATAAACTTTGAGAACATTTTATAGAAATAAAATCAAACTATATGTTTTGTTGCTCACACTCTTGAATTTTGTGAAGGCAGCCCCGAGTCGGTGCAAGCAACTGTCAAAGAGCTTGAGGAAAACCTAAGGGAAGGCATTGCCAATGCAGTTGGCTCATCTTTGACAAAGCTTTCACAAGCAAAAGTAGTAGGCATTGCTTGTGATGTTTGCGAGACTAATGATGTTCAAAGATTGGCAAACTTTGCAGTTAATGAGCTTGGTTATATTGACATTTGGGTAAGTATATCAGTTCTTGCTGTCGAGCATCATCAAGATAGTTTTTGGCTTCTTATGCTGCACAGACACCGACACTAGACACAACACTAACACATGTTTGATACCCGACCCGACGTGCCGTTAATCTAATAGTTAGTATTTTTTGTTATTCAAATTACTTAACAGATAAACAATGCTGGAACCAATAAAGGTTTTAGACCCTTGCTTCAATTTAGTGATGAAGATATTAAACAGGTATATTTTTAATGAATAATTTCTTTCTAAAGTTCGTTAAGTTCGAATTTCATAGGCACTGTCTAAGAATAAGAGATTCATCCTTAACTTCTTGATACGTTCATAACTCTGTAGATTGTCTCAACAAATTTGGTTGGTTCTATCCTTTGTACCCGAGAAGCCATGCGTATCATGAGAAACCAAGCCAGGCCAGGCCACATATTTAATATGGACGGTGCAGGTTCCGGAGGTTCTAGCACTCCTCTGACAGCTGTGTGAGTAATTGTCCTGAGAACAGTAGTTTCTTATCTCATAGGAAGATGTTAATAATGCCACTGAGCTTTTTCATTTGATGTGTAGCTATGGTTCTACGAAGTGTGGCCTAAGGCAATTTCACGGATCACTATTGAAAGAGTGCAAGCGATCGAAAGTAGGTGTCCATACAGCATCTCCAGGCATGGTTCTTACAGAACTTCTTTTGAGGTACTTCTCTATTTGCATACTTGTTTTGTTGTTTGGCATGAATCGCTTTCCGAAATCTTCTTGTGTAGGAAGTTTCAACTTCTTTTTCTGTCTTCAGCCATACTTTCAGCTTGTCATCAACGTGCTCATAACGAATAGCATTCTTGTGTTTGCGTTTGTGTTTGTCTCGCAGTGGCTCGACTGTTCAAAACAAGCAAATGTTTAACATTATATGTGAGCTTCCTGAAACCGTTGCTAGAACGCTAGTTCCGCGGATGCGAGTTGTTAAGGGAACAGGCAAGGCCATCAGTTACTTGACTCCTCCAAGAATCTTACTTGCCTTGGTCACTGCTTGGTTACGGCGAGGCCGCTGGTTTGATGATGAGGTATGTAATTGTTGTTATTCTAAAGATGAAATCAATACACTTCAATTACATGGTATCTTTCAAATATAGTAAAACAACCAGCCTTGCACATTCATATAAATGCTCGTCTTTAAAGAGCGATAGCGGAAACTTGACAGAAGGTGGATCCCTTGTCTAAGGGATCTTAAACCTGACTCTGATACCAGGTTAAAAAATGTGGTTGGGTCTAACTCACCCATACAAAAACCATAAAAACCataaaaaaccataaaaaaccGGCTTGTAAAGTGAGGATGACCCCACTTTCTGTATTTTTGAACTGAGTTAATGTTCTCACACACATATATTTCAGGGAAGAGCATTGTACTCAGCCGAAGCAGACCGACTTAGAAACTGGGCCGAAGATCGCGCACGGTTCTCCTTCACCGATGCAATGGAAATGTACACAGAAAACACTTGGTTATCGGTCTTCTCACTTTCAGTTGTTTGTGCTTTCATAATTCTTTCTAGCACTGCCAGCAATTTGCCTGGAACATAACATCTTGATGATGCAATTGAAAGTGCAAAGTGCTTATATTGGAGAGGCATGCAATTCATGTCTTAAATCATCAAAACAAAGTATAATGAACCTAAACCATAAAACAAGGTGGATCATTTTTTCCAACATGTCCACCTAGACTCCTTCAAACAGTTATGTTATGACATTTTTTGTAGTTGTTTTGTAATCTTTTGTGGTATGTGTATTGTGCTAGTTCCATGTATAGGCTTCTATGTAATCAAGCATTCCACATTGTGATGCTTATAGATCGTAATACCAAGTTATGTACTATGTAATGTATAGACTTCATTAAAATTGTAGACTATAATATGATCTCATTTTCATGCTTTGATGTCACTGTTTATGTTAAGGCATTACATGTGCTATGGCATGTGATTGTTTCACATAACAGATCATATGAAGCATGTGATTCTTCTTCAGCAATACCTTACAAATATTGTAATTTGGCTATTAACTATAAATAGCCAATTTGTTCCCTAAGCTTATCAAATTCTAATGCACTACCTTACAAAAATTGTTGTGCATTATTGATAAAGTAATGACACCTCttgaaaaagtgattattaagTGATTATTTCTAGGATAAAAAAGTGATCCCAAAAATAAAGAGAGATCGATGTTGCTTCCTTTTTAGGCTTAACAGCAAAGCAAGTTACTGTTCTGAGAATGATGAGCGTCATTGCACAACAAAGATCTCAAACTTGCCATAATATGTTCTGTTATCAGTTCTTACATTTTGTTGTAGTTTAATATTCTATGTTTTTACTTGTTAAACTTTAGATGTAGTTTTTAAAGCTTCACTTAAGCCTAAGTCTGTGGTTATGTTAACTAGTTTTATCCTAGATTTACAAGTTATGTTGTTAGAAATTTTATATAGGGTTTGTTGTTCTTAGAAATTCAAACACAATCAAGTAGTTTGTGATCTACGCAACATATTTTTTAAAACACATTCAAAATTGTGATCCAAATAATGTTGATCAAATGATCAATGCTATCGACAATTTATAAATCGCAAAATAAAAGAGATAGAGTATACAAAGATTTGTTTAGGCATAATCGACCTCGttatgggtacgtctgccctcaattcgaatttgAATCAGGATACTATAATAAATCTTATTTAGCAAAATATTATTCGAATCGAgatattataataaatcttaTTTAGCAAAATGTGTGTATaaaagagatgaagaaattaAATTTTACAAACTCTAGGTTTTATGTTGACTTTATCACCTCCAAAacccttgatcaaagattgaCCAAGTAACCAACAATGTCGCTTCAGTTCACCTGTTCTTGCTACTTCCTTGTAAGGCGCTCCTTGTCCCAAGACTTTCACCAAGTTGAATTAATCCCAAGTGCACACTTGTAAAAGCCCAAGATTTGCCAACATGAtccaccgtctcacgctactccttACAAGACACCCACTGTCCtaaggctttcactcgatcagattgaaattgcacaatcttgtccaaaaccccctaaacaatcttgaagaaaaacTCTAACTCAATTTTttgatttgaatccctcaaagttctcaacccaaTGTTCTCGatacaacaaacctaattggacgtcATCAACTCTAATCTAGATGACACTCAATCAAAAAATGAatatgtgtagtttgattgtgtgtatgcatagatgaagtcgaagatgatgagaatgctttgaaatcctggattcatgtggctttactcactctagaaaccttaatggagaatgatgcatgtatgaagtatttatatgaATGGGTGAATGCAGGTAAAAAGTAATGCAAAGGACTTGGagaaaatatgaatttttgaaaaaaaattcatCGCATAGATCGACCTATGAAAGTCACGTGTCAACCAGTTCAATGCATATGCCGACCTGTAtaaggtcatgtgtcgacctatgaaAATCATGTGTCAACCTATTCGATGCATAGGTCGGCCTGTAAGGTTATGTGTTGACCTATGAATGTTATGTGATTCCAATGTGTCGACCTGAAGAGTTGATACATGAAACAGAAGGTACATGCTTTAATACTGCAACACACATGTCAATCTATAGAACACATGTGTCGATCTATAACCAAGAATTTTTTTTCATAGGTCGATCTGTAATGCcatttttcacaaaaaataatttttcatGTATGTTTGATGCATGAGACTTTTTTTAAGTTGTTTCCAAATGCTTTTATGCctcctaatgctaagatgcacatagagAATCAGATGATATCGTTTAATATACATTAGCGTTgaagtatcctagttttgacatcacACAAAATACATCTAATAGAAGTTGCACTCACAGTTGTCTCTCTGAAGTATTTGTGTAATATCAGACCTGACATTTGCTATGCAGTTGGAATAATTAGTAGGTTCATGAGGAAATCgaagtggtctcattaccaagtTGTTGTCAGGATTCTGAGTTATATTAAAGagactctgaagtatggagttttgttctCTTCTAAAGAAAAGACTAATTTATAGCAGATGTGTTACTCtgattctgattggtgtggagacagagttgacaaaAGAAGTACTTCTAGATATTTATTTAAGTATCTAGAAGGTTCTATTTCTTGGTATTCCAAGAAGAAATCAATTGTTGCTTTGTCcacttgtgaagctgaatatattgcaggtgtTGTGGTTGCATGTCAAGCTGTTTGACTTCTGAATTTATTGTAGGATCTGAAGATTAAGATAAACAAGTCCCtgaagttgatgattgataacaagttTGTAATCAATTTTGTAAATAACTCAGTTCTGCATGGGAGAAACAAACATATTGAGACTAAATTCATTTTCTGATAATTCATGTTTAAaatggagtgctagaagttatGCAATGTAGGGATGTTCTGATAAAGCGATCAAGATTGATCAATGTCTCCATTTGAGGGATGAAATTGATGTTATTAGTTTTAATTAGTTAAATCCTTAATTAAGGGATGGTGTTGAAGGATAATTCAATATTTTATTATTTTGCTTACATGTCattattgtttgtgtatataaGTGAGTAATGTGTTTAGTCATTAAGAAATGAAACACGTTGTATGCAAAAGTAATGGAGTAACCATTCTCTGTGTAACTGTTAGTGGAAGAGTAGTGTAAGTTTgttactctctctctctctctctctctctctctctctctctctctctctctctctctctctctctctctctctctctctctctctctctctctctctctctctctctctctctctctctctctctacatCTTCTTTACCTTGTGCACAAACAAATTCATCACCATCATATAtttgcattactttataggtGGTTAAAATAAAAGTTAAACTCTTTGTAACATCAAACGTCTCATATGACGGTGTAAAATTCTTTTATATTGTCAGTGGATTTCAACTAAATTCTTTAAATAACATAAAATTTCATGTAAGAATATTTATGTCATTTTATCAATTAAACACATCTCTTAACTATTTCTCACTTCTTTCTTCTTTGTAAATCAATAACCCAAATCTACTTTATTTCTCTCAATCTTCTCTCTTCTTACACTCTTTCTCATCTTTTTCTCTCTTTTTACTTTCTCCTCACAATCAAACATATccttaattaattttaaataaacgataactttttaaaaaaaaattagttGCATTTTTAAgtttatattttaaattaaaagttcAAAGTCATAGTTAAATTAAAAGAGATGTAGTCATTTACTTGACACGAAATCAATATAATTAAAAATGCAACGAAACTATAAGTCACGAatacaaaaacaataaaaataaaaattttaaaCTCAGTTAATTTTGTGAAAActatatatatattttaaatttatgtttatttcacttattaataaatatttttaaaacaaaCAATTACATATGTTTCTCGAAAATGTCAAAATATATATACTTTTTAAAATACATCTTTTCAAAGTATTTTTTCAAAATATATATACTTTTTAAAATACATCTTTTCAAAATTTCAAATATGGGGCAATAGAGTAAAAAAAGACTATTTTTCGTATTCTCTCCTTTAGAATAATTTATTTGaaaattattattaaattaaaatgaaATCTTAAATGGCATGGACATGGAGGAGTGTGAAAGCGTGATTGATGGAAGAATTAAAGCATAAAGAATGGAATTGAGTGTTCAATGTGACACTATGACTTGACTCTAAAGTACCACACACGTTTGTTTGTTATGTCCATTATCTCCAATGAATTAGGTAAGTAAAACTATTTTGTGCAAATTTTGAAAATAACTCATCTTAGGGTTGGGTGTGCCCACAACAAAGAGTGTTAGAGCTTTCAAAATAACAAGTCTTATTTGGAAGTGAGCATGAAGGATAAAATACACCTTGAGCCTGACATGCTTTTAAGGTTTACAAACATGTTTACTTCATTTCTGTATAGAAAAGAAAATGTCAGGCCTAGTAGTGGTTAAATAAACAAACTTCCTATAAGTCTCCTATATTGAATTATGTCATTAGAAGAAGGTTTAGTGATAAGCATAGTTGTATCATTTAACAATTTAAGAGTATAATTTTAATGATTTAGGATAATACCAAAAGAAGATCTTGCAACCTCTAGGCCAAGAAAATAGGAGTGGTCCTAAATCTTTGATTAAAAATTTACAATGAAGGAAAGATTTAACAAGTTGAATTTCATGAAAATGAAAATCAATATATGTATGAATTAATTTTGTTATTTGAAGAATTATTGTGATGTATGATTTATCgttatttatttttaatatttttttattgattGATCACCTTTAAAATTATTTAGGATTTTCATTAAAATGAGAGTTCAACGTAAATGCTCTGATAATTAATATTCTTGTCTTCGCCGCCTAGATATAGGGATGAATCCTTGAAACTGTTGAAGTTGCATATCTCTGATACATTAAGGGGGAGAACCACATGTGGTTTTATTGTTTGTGTTTTAATCTTTACTTTAAATTTAGTTTATATTTGAGTATTCTTTTCAATTTCATATCTCCTAGGATCGAGTTTTAGATCCGAATTTTAGCATGCATAATTCAAAGTGTTTGTATTTGAGTTTGAACATTATGCTTTAAGTCAACTAGTCGAGTTTTTGGAACAAGAACCATAATTTAGATTGATTAAAGTCATGCCAAAGGTAGAATCTCAAAACAtagttgaatttttttttgttgagattttggatgtgtgattcgaatcacataTATCCACGAGTCGAATCAAATAAGGCATAGAGGAACAAGATTTGTTGGAGCTTGGGAGTCTAATCACAATTAACTTTTGATTCGAATCATGCAGTTGTGAATCGAATCATAGTGTATACTTGAGTCGAATCACATATCCTTCTCCAGTCACTGTCAAGTTTGAGTTGAATCATGACCATGCactcactacgccaaataagggaaaagagggcgcttattttggcctataacagcgcttttaagcgccctctaatctggcgctggcataggtaaagacagcgctttgttttcctggagaaagcgctgtctaaagtggccacattatagtgcgctttaagaaaaaagcgccctctggagtggtccataaagggacaccttagagggcgctttcaggaaaaagcgccctctaaagttgtcagtgtaaagtgtttagagggcgctttctggaaaaagcgccctctaaagttgtcaatgtaaagtgtttagagggcgctttcaggaagaagcgccctctaaagttgtcattgtaaagtgtttagagggcgctttcaggaaaaagcgccctctaaagttgtcaatgtaaagtgtttagagggcgctttcaggaaaaagcgccctctaaagttgtcaatgtaaagtgtttagagggcgctttgtccagaaagcgccctctaaagtgttagttattttaaaaaaatttgtttgaaaaacagtggatatatatttaattggtaacctgttcgcatgctgcaaaagtgtaaaattcatattgatttcatcctttaatccaatgttatacaccattaatccattgatatatacaacatgaatccatttatatacaacattaatcctccatatatacaacattaatatatgattctttgatcaacaatatacaacaacatattctcaaagtactacaattaagagaataaaacatagcaaccaacacccagtgaccactgtatccaaaagctgtctagtagttctaaccaatactaaacaaaaatgcccatccacccatggtggcaaacatgttctgtatatccaaaagctgt from Lathyrus oleraceus cultivar Zhongwan6 chromosome 1, CAAS_Psat_ZW6_1.0, whole genome shotgun sequence includes:
- the LOC127116640 gene encoding probable chlorophyll(ide) b reductase NYC1, chloroplastic: MNMATTIVKLHVFPECNLNQHKLRKGFGSNSSSGVFGFGHNFDGLSLKKCRAFKSEDGGDKKLRNLKKNEVKLERKNGFWSSFKSVLLGNSMMGSKLDDEYRLAVVRVDEVLSKIAIQIGRYIVTMMSTGVILAIGFQMSGGDSQMDALIWYSWLGGVIIGTMIGANWVLDDYCREGPRNVVITGSTRGLGKALAREFLLSGDRVIVTSRSPESVQATVKELEENLREGIANAVGSSLTKLSQAKVVGIACDVCETNDVQRLANFAVNELGYIDIWINNAGTNKGFRPLLQFSDEDIKQIVSTNLVGSILCTREAMRIMRNQARPGHIFNMDGAGSGGSSTPLTAVYGSTKCGLRQFHGSLLKECKRSKVGVHTASPGMVLTELLLSGSTVQNKQMFNIICELPETVARTLVPRMRVVKGTGKAISYLTPPRILLALVTAWLRRGRWFDDEGRALYSAEADRLRNWAEDRARFSFTDAMEMYTENTWLSVFSLSVVCAFIILSSTASNLPGT